The following are encoded in a window of Halosolutus halophilus genomic DNA:
- a CDS encoding MarR family winged helix-turn-helix transcriptional regulator, producing the protein MSKQQVRDLEALSPSAKFVCKVLEYEAPLTQKEIIEETQLTQRTVYNALQDLEKIDIVDSHPLRTDLRQDVYYLT; encoded by the coding sequence ATGTCTAAACAGCAAGTACGGGACCTCGAGGCCCTCTCACCGAGTGCGAAGTTCGTGTGCAAAGTCCTCGAATACGAGGCACCGCTCACACAGAAAGAGATCATCGAGGAGACACAGCTGACTCAGCGGACCGTCTACAATGCGCTCCAAGATCTCGAAAAGATCGACATCGTCGACAGCCATCCCCTGCGGACAGATCTTCGTCAAGACGTCTACTACCTAACGTAA
- a CDS encoding MBL fold metallo-hydrolase, translating to MADALEVHLSDLGYGLEDIWLVSLTHHNGDHVGGIEEVRARADPIVAAHPEETAFLTGERETQKGGPLSSSNCHRTFLLYK from the coding sequence ATTGCCGACGCCCTTGAGGTCCACCTCTCGGATCTGGGCTATGGACTTGAGGACATCTGGCTAGTGTCCCTAACTCACCACAACGGGGACCACGTCGGCGGGATCGAAGAGGTCCGTGCACGCGCCGATCCAATCGTCGCCGCCCATCCGGAGGAGACTGCGTTTCTTACTGGCGAGCGTGAAACGCAGAAAGGCGGTCCACTCTCGTCTTCTAATTGCCACCGCACTTTCCTTCTCTACAAATGA
- the trpG gene encoding anthranilate synthase component II: MSATGEEQAVDSDADAEPVRVLFVDNYDSFTYNIVEYVSQQAGTETEVLKNTASLDDVRAVDPDAIVISPGPGHPKNDRDVGVSMAVLRELSPDVPTLGVCLGLEAAVYEYGGSIGRAPAPIHGKASAVDHDGAGVFEGLEQGFRAGRYHSLIATDVPGCFEVTATAEHGSAERSAADAAMASQNDETLVMGVRHREHPIECVQFHPESVLTAVGHDVIENFLESIRVRTPE, translated from the coding sequence ATGAGCGCGACGGGAGAGGAACAGGCCGTCGATTCGGACGCGGACGCGGAACCGGTCCGGGTCCTGTTTGTCGACAACTACGACTCGTTCACCTACAACATCGTCGAGTACGTCAGCCAGCAGGCCGGGACCGAGACCGAGGTCCTGAAGAATACGGCGTCGCTCGACGACGTCCGGGCGGTCGACCCCGACGCGATCGTCATCAGCCCCGGACCCGGCCACCCGAAGAACGATCGGGACGTCGGCGTGTCGATGGCCGTCCTGCGCGAACTCAGCCCCGACGTGCCGACGCTCGGAGTCTGTCTCGGCCTCGAAGCCGCCGTCTACGAGTACGGTGGTTCGATCGGCCGTGCGCCGGCACCGATCCACGGCAAGGCCTCGGCGGTCGACCACGACGGCGCGGGCGTCTTCGAGGGCCTCGAGCAGGGCTTTCGCGCGGGTCGATACCACTCGCTGATCGCCACGGACGTTCCGGGCTGTTTCGAGGTGACGGCGACGGCCGAACACGGTAGCGCGGAACGAAGTGCCGCCGACGCTGCGATGGCATCGCAGAACGACGAGACGCTCGTCATGGGCGTCCGCCACCGCGAGCACCCGATCGAGTGCGTGCAGTTCCACCCCGAGAGCGTGCTCACGGCCGTCGGCCACGACGTGATCGAGAACTTCCTCGAGTCGATCCGAGTCCGGACCCCCGAGTAG
- a CDS encoding HVO_2523 family zinc finger protein, whose protein sequence is MTDDEDVEQRGGPPCPRCEQPLFRRHCKYVCPQHGVVYDCSDPFWQ, encoded by the coding sequence ATGACGGACGACGAGGACGTCGAGCAGCGTGGTGGCCCGCCCTGTCCCCGGTGTGAGCAGCCCCTGTTCAGGCGCCACTGCAAGTACGTCTGTCCGCAACACGGCGTCGTCTACGACTGTTCGGATCCGTTCTGGCAGTGA
- a CDS encoding adenosylcobalamin-dependent ribonucleoside-diphosphate reductase: MSDSELSAAELTLPIKRTDGDTLEERLTDNAYHNILPARYLRKDADGELVEEQEDLFDRVGKNIALAEAVYEAEKRDVEITVTPDQLKPDHPRRDELAEEVFGEGVTAADDAKTTLTEYNVNKFAYDTIVPELPDEVRGHVEDVADTFIEGMESLSFMPNSPTLMNAGDELQQLSACFVMSPDDDLSDIHETAKKAAEVFQSGGGVGYGFWQLRPYGDAVGSTGGIASGPITFMRTYDQLCETIAQGGTRRGAQMGIMRISHPDVIEFIHAKNKDVSLAHCLRLNDPDDYTYTSFSEALEEARDLIDEEGRVPEHLRNAVEGHLSNFNISVGVTDDFMDAVQNGEEYTFTNPRTEEPHIATEETKEMYSRYDLGEYVEVGEPLSIPAELVWDRIVEGAHENGEPGVIYLERVNKQHSFDVEEQDDHRMLATNPCGEQPLEEYEACNLGHINLSTLADEDAPDWRVWSEAHADEYDSREAAVDAFLEEAIDYEEFDERIEYGTRFLENVVTMSDFPVEEIEEKVRDMRKIGLGVMGLAQLYIQLGIKYGSEEGNEVARQLMTHINHGAKATSHELATERGSFNDWDDSKYADPTEYREWFEHQTGEDADDWDDGFPIRNHNVTTIAPTGTTSMVGNTTGGCEPIYNVAYYKNVTDDVQGDEMLVEFDDYFLRTLEANDIDVDAVKEEAQEQMATNQFEGVEGLSTVPDAIGELFVITSDLSAKDHAAVQCACQQGVDSAISKTVNAPNDSTLEDAKEVFEYIYEHGGKGVTYYRDGTRSKQVLTTRADNADFADETEAAEALVEQIDEIFGGLEAFLDSQEVKDVLEEDVDSLLGDDRQPVEIDFTEKRERPDALQGVSQRIDTGYGKVYVTINEDPETGQPFELFANIGHSGGFTNSFTEALAKVISTSLRSGVDPEEIVDELCGTRSPKVAWDKGEQIQSIPDAIGTAMRRYLEDEIDKPYPTQQTLEESADPGAVDPDGPKTDGGAAAASESTDGATQDLIDAGESPECPDCGSLSLYYSEGCKTCESCGWSEC; this comes from the coding sequence ATGAGCGACTCCGAACTCTCCGCGGCGGAACTCACCCTTCCGATCAAGCGCACCGACGGCGACACGCTCGAGGAGCGGTTGACGGACAACGCCTATCACAACATCCTCCCGGCGCGCTATCTGCGCAAGGACGCCGACGGCGAACTCGTCGAGGAACAGGAGGACCTCTTCGATCGCGTCGGCAAGAACATCGCGCTGGCCGAGGCCGTCTACGAGGCCGAGAAGCGCGACGTCGAGATCACCGTCACGCCCGACCAGCTCAAGCCGGACCACCCGCGGCGGGACGAACTCGCCGAGGAGGTCTTCGGGGAGGGAGTCACGGCGGCGGACGACGCCAAGACGACGCTCACCGAGTACAACGTCAACAAGTTCGCCTACGACACGATCGTTCCCGAACTCCCCGACGAGGTTCGCGGGCACGTCGAGGACGTCGCGGACACGTTCATCGAGGGTATGGAGTCGCTCTCCTTCATGCCGAACTCGCCGACCCTGATGAACGCGGGCGACGAACTCCAGCAGCTCTCGGCCTGTTTCGTCATGAGTCCGGACGACGACCTCTCGGACATCCACGAGACCGCCAAGAAGGCGGCGGAGGTCTTCCAGTCCGGCGGCGGCGTCGGCTACGGGTTCTGGCAACTGCGTCCCTACGGGGACGCCGTCGGCTCGACGGGCGGCATCGCCTCGGGGCCGATCACCTTCATGCGGACCTACGACCAGCTCTGTGAGACGATCGCCCAGGGCGGTACTCGACGCGGCGCCCAGATGGGCATCATGCGAATCTCCCACCCCGACGTCATCGAGTTCATCCACGCCAAGAACAAGGACGTTTCCCTGGCCCACTGTCTCCGTCTCAACGATCCCGACGACTACACCTACACCAGCTTCTCCGAGGCGCTCGAGGAGGCCCGCGACCTCATCGACGAGGAGGGGCGCGTTCCCGAGCACCTGCGCAACGCCGTCGAGGGCCACCTCTCGAACTTCAACATCTCCGTCGGCGTCACCGACGACTTCATGGACGCGGTGCAGAACGGCGAGGAGTACACCTTCACCAACCCGCGCACGGAGGAGCCCCATATCGCCACCGAGGAGACCAAGGAGATGTACAGCCGGTACGACCTCGGCGAGTACGTCGAGGTCGGCGAACCGCTCTCGATCCCCGCGGAACTCGTCTGGGACCGTATCGTCGAGGGGGCCCACGAGAACGGCGAACCGGGCGTCATCTACCTCGAGCGCGTGAACAAACAGCACTCCTTCGACGTCGAGGAGCAGGACGACCACCGGATGCTGGCGACCAACCCCTGTGGCGAGCAACCCTTAGAGGAGTACGAGGCCTGCAACCTCGGCCACATCAACCTCTCGACGCTGGCGGACGAGGACGCCCCCGACTGGCGCGTCTGGAGCGAGGCCCACGCCGACGAGTACGACTCCCGGGAAGCGGCCGTCGACGCCTTCCTAGAGGAAGCGATCGACTACGAGGAGTTCGACGAGCGCATCGAGTACGGCACCCGCTTCCTCGAGAACGTCGTCACGATGTCCGACTTCCCGGTCGAGGAGATCGAGGAGAAGGTCCGAGACATGCGCAAGATCGGGCTGGGCGTGATGGGACTGGCCCAGCTGTACATCCAGCTCGGTATCAAGTACGGCAGCGAGGAGGGCAACGAGGTCGCCCGCCAGTTGATGACCCACATCAACCACGGGGCCAAGGCCACGAGTCACGAACTCGCCACGGAGCGGGGCTCGTTCAACGACTGGGACGACTCCAAGTACGCCGACCCGACCGAGTACCGCGAGTGGTTCGAACACCAGACCGGCGAGGACGCCGACGACTGGGACGACGGGTTCCCCATTCGGAACCACAACGTGACGACGATCGCGCCGACGGGCACGACCTCGATGGTCGGCAACACCACCGGCGGCTGTGAGCCGATCTACAACGTCGCCTACTACAAGAACGTCACCGACGACGTCCAGGGCGACGAGATGCTGGTCGAGTTCGACGACTACTTCCTCCGGACGCTGGAGGCGAACGACATCGACGTCGACGCCGTCAAGGAAGAGGCACAGGAACAGATGGCGACCAACCAGTTCGAGGGCGTCGAAGGCCTCTCGACGGTGCCGGACGCGATCGGCGAACTGTTCGTCATCACCAGTGACCTCTCGGCGAAAGACCACGCTGCCGTGCAGTGTGCCTGTCAGCAGGGCGTCGACTCCGCCATCTCGAAGACCGTCAACGCGCCGAACGACTCCACGCTCGAGGACGCCAAGGAGGTCTTCGAGTACATCTACGAGCACGGCGGCAAGGGCGTCACCTACTACCGCGACGGCACCCGGAGCAAGCAGGTGCTGACGACCCGGGCCGACAACGCGGACTTCGCCGACGAGACCGAAGCCGCGGAAGCCCTCGTCGAACAGATCGACGAGATCTTCGGTGGCCTCGAGGCCTTCCTCGACAGCCAGGAGGTCAAGGACGTGCTCGAGGAAGACGTCGACTCGCTGCTCGGCGACGATCGACAGCCGGTCGAGATCGACTTCACCGAGAAGCGCGAACGGCCCGACGCACTCCAGGGCGTCAGCCAGCGCATCGACACCGGCTACGGCAAGGTCTACGTGACGATCAACGAGGACCCCGAGACGGGCCAGCCGTTCGAACTGTTCGCGAACATCGGTCACTCGGGCGGGTTCACCAACTCCTTCACCGAGGCGCTGGCGAAGGTCATCTCGACCTCGCTGCGATCGGGCGTCGACCCCGAGGAGATCGTCGACGAACTCTGCGGAACCCGCTCCCCGAAGGTCGCCTGGGACAAGGGCGAACAGATCCAGTCGATCCCGGACGCGATCGGCACCGCGATGCGGCGGTACCTTGAGGACGAAATCGACAAGCCGTACCCCACCCAGCAGACCCTGGAGGAGTCGGCCGACCCCGGGGCAGTCGACCCCGACGGGCCCAAGACCGACGGCGGCGCAGCGGCCGCGAGCGAATCGACCGACGGCGCCACTCAGGACCTCATCGACGCCGGCGAATCGCCGGAGTGTCCCGACTGTGGCTCGCTGTCGCTGTACTACTCCGAAGGTTGCAAGACCTGCGAGTCCTGTGGCTGGAGCGAGTGCTGA
- a CDS encoding DUF7344 domain-containing protein, protein MVNYDDVFDALADSHRRQLLVKLLSSPQRVSKPSGISREVAEADENLLHRHLSSSRTIAEADEYSVSMHHVHLPKLSEYGFIEWDRNDELVMQGPHFDEIRPHLKLSAEKQERHRTKGPVATLRR, encoded by the coding sequence ATGGTCAATTATGATGATGTCTTTGACGCATTGGCGGATAGCCACCGACGACAGTTACTAGTCAAATTACTCTCCAGCCCCCAACGCGTCTCAAAACCGTCCGGCATTTCCCGAGAGGTTGCAGAAGCAGACGAGAACCTACTTCACAGACATCTATCCAGTTCTCGAACGATTGCAGAAGCCGATGAGTACTCGGTTAGTATGCACCACGTCCACCTTCCTAAATTATCGGAGTACGGGTTCATCGAGTGGGATCGAAATGACGAGCTTGTAATGCAAGGCCCCCATTTTGACGAGATACGACCTCATCTCAAACTATCGGCTGAAAAGCAGGAGAGACACCGTACAAAGGGTCCCGTTGCAACCCTTCGTAGATGA
- a CDS encoding hemolysin family protein, protein MVNVALSAAQIVLALLLVVLNGFFVAAEFAFVRIRGTSVDQLVEEGRPGSGTLQEVMTNLDNYLATTQLGITIASLGLGWVGEPAVAALIEPVLESVLPADLIHLVAFAIGFSIITFLHVVFGELAPKTIAIAKTERLSLFLAPPMKAFYFILYPGIVVFNGAANAFTKSLGVPPASETDETLGERELLRVLTRSGEGGDIDVAEVTMIERVFDLDDTVVREVMVPRPDVVSVPADATLSELHSIVLEAGHTRYPVLDANDGDQVVGFVDVKDVLRVEVDNGDAEMVGDIAREILIVPETMAISDLLIQFREDRQQMAAVIDEWGAFEGIATVEDIVEALVGDLRDGFDLDEREHSIRQRDDGGYDIDGGVPLSKVSDALDGDFDSEAVETIGGLVLGRLNRAPERGDRVKIDGHVVEVTSVEGTRISTVWVHERDIDDPAVD, encoded by the coding sequence ATGGTAAACGTCGCGCTCTCGGCGGCACAAATCGTCTTAGCGCTGTTACTCGTGGTGCTCAACGGCTTTTTTGTCGCAGCAGAGTTCGCCTTCGTTCGGATTCGGGGAACGTCGGTTGACCAACTCGTCGAGGAGGGGCGGCCCGGCTCGGGAACGCTCCAAGAAGTGATGACGAACCTCGACAACTACCTCGCCACGACACAACTCGGCATCACCATCGCATCTCTCGGGTTGGGATGGGTCGGCGAACCCGCAGTGGCGGCGCTCATCGAACCCGTACTGGAATCGGTTCTCCCGGCAGATCTCATCCATCTCGTCGCGTTCGCAATCGGCTTTAGTATCATCACGTTTCTCCACGTCGTCTTCGGTGAACTCGCGCCGAAGACGATCGCAATTGCCAAGACCGAGCGACTCTCGCTGTTCCTCGCCCCGCCCATGAAGGCCTTTTATTTCATACTCTATCCGGGAATTGTCGTCTTCAACGGGGCGGCCAACGCGTTCACGAAGTCGCTCGGTGTGCCACCCGCTTCCGAAACGGATGAGACACTCGGTGAGCGGGAGCTCCTTCGGGTACTAACACGATCCGGCGAGGGCGGGGACATTGACGTGGCAGAAGTGACGATGATCGAGCGCGTCTTCGATCTTGACGACACCGTGGTACGGGAGGTCATGGTCCCACGACCGGACGTGGTGAGCGTTCCGGCGGATGCCACACTATCTGAACTTCATTCGATCGTCTTAGAGGCCGGACACACGCGCTATCCGGTTCTGGATGCCAATGACGGTGACCAAGTGGTCGGATTCGTAGATGTCAAGGACGTGCTGCGAGTAGAGGTGGACAATGGGGATGCCGAGATGGTCGGTGACATCGCCCGTGAGATTCTCATCGTCCCGGAGACGATGGCAATTAGCGATCTCCTGATACAGTTCAGGGAGGATCGCCAGCAGATGGCCGCAGTCATCGACGAGTGGGGAGCGTTCGAGGGGATTGCGACGGTCGAAGACATCGTCGAGGCCCTCGTCGGGGACCTTCGGGACGGGTTTGATCTCGATGAGCGCGAACATTCGATACGCCAGCGTGACGATGGGGGGTACGACATTGACGGCGGAGTCCCATTGTCGAAAGTTTCTGACGCCCTCGATGGCGACTTCGATAGCGAAGCGGTTGAAACGATCGGTGGGCTGGTGCTGGGACGACTCAACCGCGCGCCGGAACGCGGCGACCGCGTCAAGATCGACGGTCACGTCGTTGAGGTAACGAGCGTCGAGGGGACCCGAATTTCGACGGTATGGGTCCACGAAAGAGATATCGACGATCCAGCAGTGGACTGA
- a CDS encoding DUF4397 domain-containing protein, producing MDLKGVGNPFGSDVDQNEATFRLDGDGQGVGVSGLFHIGWFARTAQSVGSRASELHRHVPASVSTITYITVHDICMTEDCVSRRRILQIGGGFVVVSGVGGTTAASSDHETNDQPTDTCFQTRVAHLSPDAPNIDVYVDGERVREGISYGTVTDYRDLAPGTYRIQIVPAGEDPAEAVLDETVEAGVDPTLDGLLAVIGEVAAENQPLEALFLDDDNSPVNSGTARVRVLHASPDAPAVDVVAGENGDTLFENVAFGESGYIEVPEGEYPLVIYPAGDRETSVFEIDVSLAGGTVYSAFAIGYLEPEGAPADEPFEILLTEDSLLDEEVVEPDEEEPKEDEPEKESEREEKCEGKKAT from the coding sequence GTGGACCTCAAGGGCGTCGGCAATCCCTTCGGATCCGACGTCGACCAGAACGAGGCCACGTTCCGTCTCGACGGCGACGGGCAGGGCGTGGGCGTATCCGGATTATTCCATATCGGGTGGTTCGCTCGGACGGCCCAAAGCGTTGGATCTCGAGCCTCGGAACTGCATCGGCATGTGCCTGCAAGTGTTAGCACCATTACCTATATAACCGTTCATGATATTTGCATGACTGAAGATTGCGTGAGTCGACGACGAATTCTACAGATCGGCGGCGGCTTCGTGGTGGTCAGTGGCGTCGGAGGTACTACGGCCGCCTCGAGTGACCACGAAACGAACGACCAGCCAACCGATACTTGCTTCCAAACTCGAGTTGCACACCTTTCACCCGACGCACCCAACATCGACGTCTACGTCGACGGAGAGCGGGTCCGGGAGGGCATCTCGTACGGGACGGTCACCGACTACCGCGACCTCGCGCCTGGCACGTACAGGATCCAGATCGTTCCCGCCGGTGAAGACCCGGCCGAAGCAGTGCTCGATGAGACCGTCGAGGCCGGCGTGGACCCCACCCTCGACGGTCTCCTCGCAGTGATCGGCGAAGTGGCCGCCGAAAACCAGCCCCTCGAGGCGCTGTTTCTCGATGACGACAACAGCCCGGTCAATTCGGGTACCGCTCGCGTTCGCGTCCTCCACGCCTCACCCGACGCGCCCGCGGTGGATGTCGTTGCTGGTGAAAACGGGGACACGCTGTTCGAGAACGTCGCTTTCGGTGAATCCGGCTACATCGAGGTTCCGGAGGGCGAGTATCCACTCGTCATCTATCCTGCGGGTGACCGAGAGACCAGCGTCTTCGAAATCGACGTTTCCCTCGCCGGAGGAACCGTCTACTCCGCGTTTGCGATTGGCTACCTCGAGCCGGAGGGAGCACCCGCCGATGAGCCGTTCGAGATACTCCTCACGGAGGATTCCCTTCTGGATGAAGAGGTCGTCGAGCCGGACGAAGAGGAGCCAAAAGAAGACGAACCCGAGAAAGAGTCTGAAAGGGAGGAGAAGTGCGAGGGCAAGAAAGCTACGTGA
- a CDS encoding EamA family transporter: MNYVLWALLAMVCYSFAFLFMKISLQDLPTFTVMPIAVGILAVGATTVAALFGEWSVPSVTSRPVGFALAAGLCLAGAVVGYFRALSTGPVSVVVPIFGMFLVGGALLGIVVLGETVTAKKALGIAFGAAAVVLLAT, translated from the coding sequence GTGAACTACGTGTTATGGGCACTGCTGGCGATGGTCTGTTATTCGTTCGCGTTCCTGTTTATGAAAATTTCACTCCAAGATCTGCCGACATTCACCGTCATGCCGATTGCGGTCGGCATACTGGCCGTAGGAGCGACGACTGTGGCGGCCCTGTTCGGTGAGTGGTCAGTTCCGTCGGTGACGAGCCGGCCCGTCGGGTTCGCACTCGCAGCAGGACTCTGTCTCGCTGGTGCTGTCGTCGGCTATTTTCGTGCGCTCTCGACTGGCCCCGTCAGCGTCGTCGTTCCAATCTTCGGGATGTTTCTCGTCGGTGGTGCACTCCTCGGCATCGTCGTATTGGGAGAGACAGTCACGGCGAAGAAAGCCCTCGGCATCGCGTTCGGTGCTGCCGCAGTCGTCCTCCTTGCGACGTGA
- a CDS encoding TVP38/TMEM64 family protein has protein sequence MTAATGRAIAGLLAVSGMVAVGLLVSPSRTMEFVASLATDPYQFGLVVAGLYFVRPLFAWPTTPLAVVVGYGYGVSLGVPIALLGVVATVIPVFVAVRWLTGTATAACHDGGPDGGVEPTGGSGRPTRTVPIGGAADRLLERTGTALARYYEAAGPLRGVVASRLAPLPSDVATAAAAASDVRLRHLVLGTAIGELPWTIAAVVVGASAATVTTDGLGEVGALLTVVCAIAAGVLLAGPVYRAVRTRRGSAESGHATDG, from the coding sequence ATGACGGCGGCGACCGGTCGTGCGATCGCTGGCCTCCTGGCCGTCAGCGGCATGGTCGCCGTGGGACTGCTGGTCTCTCCGTCGCGGACGATGGAATTCGTCGCGAGCCTCGCGACGGACCCATACCAGTTCGGGCTCGTCGTCGCGGGGCTCTATTTCGTGCGCCCGCTGTTCGCCTGGCCGACGACGCCGCTCGCGGTCGTCGTCGGCTACGGCTACGGCGTCTCACTCGGCGTGCCGATCGCCCTGCTCGGCGTCGTTGCCACCGTGATTCCAGTTTTCGTCGCCGTGCGCTGGCTCACCGGGACCGCCACGGCCGCCTGCCACGACGGTGGACCCGATGGCGGGGTCGAGCCGACGGGCGGGTCCGGTCGGCCGACGCGAACAGTCCCGATCGGCGGGGCGGCCGATCGGCTTCTCGAACGGACCGGCACCGCGCTCGCTCGCTACTACGAGGCTGCCGGGCCGCTCCGGGGCGTCGTCGCGTCGCGACTGGCACCCCTCCCGTCGGACGTGGCGACGGCTGCAGCGGCGGCCAGCGACGTTCGACTCCGGCACCTCGTGCTCGGGACCGCGATCGGAGAACTGCCGTGGACGATCGCCGCGGTCGTCGTCGGTGCGTCGGCAGCGACGGTGACGACCGACGGACTCGGTGAGGTCGGAGCCCTCCTCACGGTGGTCTGTGCGATCGCGGCGGGAGTCTTGCTCGCGGGACCCGTGTATCGCGCGGTTCGAACCCGGCGCGGATCGGCGGAGTCGGGGCACGCGACGGACGGCTGA
- a CDS encoding DUF5830 family protein produces the protein MADDPGHATDADRGEGGTASDDVADDRVALGLALLERLEHESLPLPEVVDRIETVTTDPTVTRTILDRAELHGIIDREDGIIRPKSRQYVRFEQDVITKDGDFSCKRCGSGLSTGYFIDLEAGELGPFGSSCIRKVTGRE, from the coding sequence ATGGCCGACGACCCCGGGCACGCAACCGATGCCGATCGCGGCGAGGGCGGGACCGCCAGCGACGACGTTGCCGACGATCGCGTCGCACTCGGTCTCGCACTGCTCGAACGGTTGGAACACGAGTCGCTCCCGCTTCCCGAGGTCGTCGATCGCATCGAGACGGTGACGACCGATCCGACGGTGACTCGGACCATCCTCGACCGCGCCGAGTTGCACGGGATCATCGACCGCGAGGACGGCATCATCCGCCCGAAGAGTCGCCAGTACGTCCGGTTCGAGCAGGACGTGATCACGAAGGACGGCGACTTTTCCTGCAAGCGCTGTGGCTCGGGCCTGTCGACCGGCTACTTTATCGACCTCGAGGCCGGTGAACTCGGGCCGTTCGGCTCCTCGTGTATTCGAAAGGTGACCGGTCGAGAGTGA
- a CDS encoding DUF7115 domain-containing protein, whose protein sequence is MSVPGIVQSTLDGEEISARVSLGGEDELFITPTNTIIYRADGLLSDESVDKFPHDADRLTLSEGRRKTKFTLEYALEGTTKFSVPASKTDAVLHPVLAGVLNGNGITDAGETVVKTYRFSELTLIITSDRLVKHIGEAVWDEDYEEYHFDDVTHLAFEDGSVATQIVLTVDGRPQRIKAPNDEANDCRERLKRALFEYHDVDSLAELNEVVGEDEEPVADRSNGTVDFGDGVDPLDADPPEPDEHAGDGETTVTTGESNGSSRTESGSQTASQSQSQSSDPLASDSAVPDAVDASRDRDRIAESDGQPARRESPEETLDSTGIDPDDLLDAATSTTDVATETAPESTSIAGTSGGPDPEILDRLEDLEAAVERQNDRIEKQQQTIEQLIAELRQGR, encoded by the coding sequence ATGAGCGTTCCCGGCATCGTCCAGTCTACCCTCGATGGCGAGGAGATTTCGGCGCGAGTTTCTCTCGGCGGGGAAGACGAACTCTTCATCACCCCCACGAACACGATCATCTATCGCGCCGATGGTCTCCTGAGTGACGAATCGGTCGACAAATTTCCCCACGACGCTGATCGCCTCACCCTCTCGGAGGGGCGACGCAAGACCAAGTTCACCCTCGAGTACGCCCTCGAGGGGACCACGAAATTCTCGGTCCCGGCAAGCAAGACCGACGCCGTGCTCCACCCCGTCCTCGCGGGCGTGTTGAACGGCAACGGTATCACGGACGCCGGCGAGACGGTCGTCAAGACCTACCGCTTCAGCGAACTCACGCTGATCATCACCAGCGATCGGCTCGTCAAGCACATCGGCGAAGCCGTCTGGGACGAGGACTACGAGGAGTACCACTTCGACGACGTGACCCACCTCGCCTTCGAGGACGGAAGCGTCGCCACGCAGATCGTCCTCACCGTCGACGGCCGTCCCCAGCGGATCAAGGCTCCGAACGACGAAGCCAACGACTGTCGGGAACGGCTCAAACGCGCCCTGTTCGAGTATCACGACGTCGACTCGCTGGCGGAACTCAACGAGGTCGTAGGCGAGGACGAGGAGCCAGTGGCCGATCGTAGCAACGGAACCGTCGACTTCGGCGACGGTGTCGATCCGCTCGACGCGGACCCGCCGGAGCCCGACGAGCACGCCGGTGACGGCGAGACGACAGTCACGACCGGCGAATCGAACGGTTCCTCCCGGACCGAATCAGGATCGCAGACCGCGTCCCAGTCCCAGTCCCAGTCGTCCGACCCGCTCGCGAGCGATAGCGCGGTCCCCGACGCCGTCGACGCCAGCCGGGACCGTGATCGAATCGCCGAGTCGGACGGACAGCCCGCTCGACGGGAATCCCCGGAGGAAACTCTCGATTCGACGGGCATCGATCCCGACGACCTGTTGGACGCGGCCACGAGTACGACCGACGTCGCGACGGAGACGGCCCCCGAATCCACGTCGATCGCCGGAACCAGCGGCGGTCCCGATCCCGAGATCCTCGACCGACTCGAGGATCTGGAGGCCGCCGTCGAACGGCAGAACGACCGCATCGAGAAACAGCAACAGACGATCGAACAGTTGATCGCGGAACTGCGACAGGGTCGATAG